The following are encoded in a window of Rosa chinensis cultivar Old Blush chromosome 4, RchiOBHm-V2, whole genome shotgun sequence genomic DNA:
- the LOC112199107 gene encoding putative pentatricopeptide repeat-containing protein At3g15130, translating to MIRSSPRAVLETTYRLVLSKSTHNLATLEQTCSDLLRTCAQSSDLPNGRAIHAKLFKGSLPFSPFLQNHLLNMYVKCGHLNNALQLFDEMPERNVVSWSALIKGFVQHGCPNEGLSLFGRMHRDGTAMPNEFTLVSSLQACSLCGNLTQAYQVYAFIVRLGFEWNVFLTNALLTVLVRHGELTEALQVFENCPNKDIVSWNAIMAGYLEYDCSEVATFWWRMNREGVTPDSYTFSSVLTGLAAVTDLKMGVQVHGQLVRYGHGAEICVGNSLADMYIKNHQLLDGFKAFHEMPFKDVCSWTEMAAGCLQCGEPSKALEVIAQMKKVGIQPNKFTLATALNACANLASLEEGKKFHALRIKLETCTDVDVCVDNALLDMYAKCGCMDGARSVFELMKDSSVVSWTTMIMGCAQNGKAREALEIFDKMRLQEGIEPNYITFICVLYACSQGGFIDEGWKYFASMTQNFGITPGEDHYACMVDLLGRAGRIKEAEELIKNMPLKPGVLVWQTLLGACQLLGDTETGKRAAEHALEINRTEPSTYILLSNIFAGLSNWDSVGMLRKLMDSRDVKKLPGSSWIEH from the coding sequence ATGATACGCTCAAGTCCTCGTGCTGTTCTTGAAACCACatataggcttgttctatcAAAATCCACACACAACTTGGCCACATTAGAACAGACTTGCTCTGATCTGTTACGTACATGTGCCCAATCCTCCGACTTACCCAATGGTAGAGCAATTCATGCAAAACTCTTCAAAGGGTCTCTGCCCTTTTCGCCGTTCCTTCAAAATCATCTACTCAACATGTATGTCAAATGTGGCCATCTCAACAATGCCCTCCAACTGTTCGACGAAATGCCTGAGAGAAATGTTGTGTCTTGGTCTGCGCTCATTAAAGGGTTTGTGCAACACGGCTGCCCCAATGAAGGCCTGTCTTTGTTTGGTCGTATGCACAGGGATGGCACCGCCATGCCCAATGAGTTCACGTTGGTCAGCTCCCTCCAGGCATGCTCCTTGTGTGGGAATCTGACTCAAGCTTATCAGGTTTACGCATTCATTGTTCGTCTCGGGTTCGAGTGGAATGTGTTCCTCACTAATGCATTGTTGACTGTTTTAGTAAGACATGGTGAACTAACAGAGGCTCTGCAAGTGTTTGAGAATTGCCCCAATAAAGATATAGTGTCTTGGAATGCTATCATGGCTGGCTACTTGGAGTATGATTGTTCAGAAGTAGCTACATTCTGGTGGAGAATGAATCGCGAGGGAGTGACGCCCGATAGCTACACATTTTCGAGTGTGCTCACTGGGTTGGCTGCTGTCACTGATCTTAAAATGGGTGTGCAGGTTCATGGACAGCTTGTGAGGTATGGCCATGGGGCGGAGATTTGCGTGGGAAATTCCCTGGCTGATATGTATATTAAAAATCATCAGTTGCTGGATGGTTTCAAAGCTTTTCATGAGATGCCTTTCAAAGATGTGTGTTCATGGACTGAAATGGCTGCTGGCTGCCTGCAATGTGGGGAACCAAGCAAAGCACTCGAGGTTATTGCTCAAATGAAGAAAGTGGGGATACAGCCAAACAAGTTCACACTTGCAACTGCCCTGAATGCGTGTGCCAATCTGGCTTCGTTGGAGGAAGGGAAGAAATTCCATGCTTTGAGAATTAAACTTGAAACTTGTACTGATGTGGATGTCTGCGTAGATAATGCTCTGCTGGACATGTATGCAAAATGTGGATGCATGGATGGTGCACGGAGTGTTTTTGAGTTGATGAAGGATAGTTCTGTAGTCTCATGGACCACAATGATAATGGGGTGCGCACAAAATGGGAAGGCTAGAGAAGCTCTTGAGATTTTTGATAAGATGAGGCTGCAGGAAGGCATTGAGCCAAATTACATCACCTTTATTTGTGTGCTTTATGCATGTAGCCAAGGAGGGTTTATTGATGAGGGATGGAAGTACTTTGCCTCCATGACTCAAAACTTTGGAATTACCCCAGGGGAAGACCATTATGCATGCATGGTTGATCTTCTAGGCCGTGCGGGACGTATAAAGGAAGCTGAGGAATTGATCAAGAACATGCCTTTAAAACCAGGTGTTTTGGTTTGGCAGACTTTGCTTGGTGCTTGTCAGCTGCTTGGGGATACAGAAACAGGAAAGCGCGCAGCAGAGCATGCATTAGAGATAAACAGAACAGAGCCGTCAACATATATATTGCTGTCAAACATTTTTGCTGGTTTGAGCAATTGGGACAGCGTCGGGATGCTGAGGAAACTAATGGACTCTAGGGATGTAAAGAAATTGCCTGGATCCAGTTGGATTGAACATTGA